The following are encoded together in the Vicugna pacos chromosome 26, VicPac4, whole genome shotgun sequence genome:
- the LOC140689393 gene encoding uncharacterized protein, with product MFCCIPRSRGRGPRKARSNGLCQQCRQWVGSHPRRLWPFGQRDRKSQTPQDPGNQDTHATSPSEGLVCHTVEGQHRLQKSLGMKGSPPPRPPAQTSPRSLPRILPRAEGQLSTPGSDLEHRAHLLGIQVEDQEPPEAEPKVTGPEQAEAGEDARKQKQDHQGPARDREHPPAAPAEHEDPAAPAAYEEPAAPADLATPEEPAAPTDLAAPEQPAAPEEPAAPEAPAIPADLAAPEEPAAPAHLAAPEQPAAPEKPAAPEEPAAPADLATPEEPAAPAALAAPEEPATPEEPAAPADLAAPEEPAIPADQAAPEEPAASADLAAPEEPAAPEEPADPEEPAVPADLAAPEAPAIPADLATPEEPAAPANLAAPEQPAAPEEPATPADLATPEEPAAPAALAAPEEPATPEEPAAPADLAAPEEPAAPADLATPEDPAAPADLATPEEPAAPADLAAPEEPATPEEPAAPADLATPEEPAAPADLAAPEEPAAPEEPAVPADLAAPEEPAAPADLAAPEKPADPAPAPAPLGSGEPFRASSPPRAEPPLPPPTPSPKSHPESPPLPEAGSPGIQAVLHDL from the exons tctcaccccaggcgcctctggccttttggccagagggaccgaaag agccagacaccgcaggatccggggaaccaggacactcatgccacctctccaagtgaggggctggtgtgccacactgtggaaggccagcacaggctccagaagagtctgggtatgaagggctccccaccaccacggcctcctgcccagacatcgcccaggtctctccccaggatcttgcccagggctgaggggcagctcagcacccccggctctgacctggagcaccgtgcccacctcctggggattcaggtagaggaccaggagccccccgaagcagagcccaaag ttacaggtccagagcaggcagaggcaggggaagacgccagaaaacaaaaacaggaccaccagggtccagcacgaGACCGCGaacaccctccagctgctcctgctgaacatgaagatcctgctgctccagctgcatatgaagagcctgccgctcctgctgatcttgccactcccgaagagcctgcagctcctactgatcttgccgctcctgaacagcctgcagctcctgaagagcccgccgctcctgaagcgcctgccattcctgctgatctagctgctcctgaagagcctgctgctcctgctcatctagccgctcctgaacagcctgcagctcctgaaaagcctgcagctcctgaagagcctgccgctcctgctgatcttgccactcctgaagagcctgctgctcctgctgctctagccgctcctgaagagcccgccactcctgaagaacctgccgctcctgctgatctagccgctcctgaagagcccgccattcctgctgatcaagccgctcctgaagagcctgccgcttctgctgatctagccgctcctgaagagcctgccgctcctgaagagcccgccgatcctgaagagcctgctgttcctgctgatctagccgctcctgaagcgcctgccattcctgctgatctagccactcctgaagagcccgctgctcctgctaatctagccgctcctgaacagcctgcagctcctgaagagcctgccactcctgctgatcttgccactcctgaagagcctgccgctcctgctgctctagccgctcctgaagagcccgccactcctgaagaacctgccgctcctgctgatctagccgctcctgaagagcctgccgctcctgctgatcttgccactcctgaagaccctgcagctcctgctgatcttgccactcctgaagagcctgcagctcctgctgatcttgccgctcctgaagagcccgctactcctgaagagcccgccgctcctgctgatcttgccactcctgaagagcctgcag ctcctgctgatcttgccgctcctgaagagcccgccgctcctgaagaacctgccgttcctgctgatctagccgctcctgaagagcctgccgctcctgctgatcttgctgctcctgaaaagcctgcagatcctgcacctgcacctgcgccgctgggcagtggagaaccatttcgggcatcatcaccccctagggctgagccccctctgccccctcctacaccttctccaaaatcccaccctgaatcccctcccctacccgaa GCCGGTTCCCCAGGCATCCAGGCCGTACTCCACGACCTGTGA